The Miscanthus floridulus cultivar M001 chromosome 7, ASM1932011v1, whole genome shotgun sequence genome includes a region encoding these proteins:
- the LOC136466670 gene encoding COP1-interactive protein 1-like translates to MDHRGGGGGGNTNRTDLLAAGRKKLQQFRKKKEKRGPGKKGDADADAEAEEGAPKAVESVPEPKSPVGLKLLAGEGSGGGSTPSEEVERFQAEQCNGEGPGTVESSSAESADAVQEKETVQEQETGDGSDAHDVGTSEQGISEQRESRTADGEDTADGEDLPVQATGGDGIGDDLVGGAQLGDVDNIELNASSQGNGADGDCNQLEEHQQVEMDAVDRTTSSNFEEVAKAPIHSQDIGADNIHDEGAQEMVMDVPGRPLDGDVEPTASAELDAETALEEQSTVAASNEIPESTASRGTEDETDGVANEAVLEDPSTTHVSDEAVTTDDLSVQAKPTAAVDMPLCEQKGDPALSRSVVLQGIMPVHFEDIQRHLFSATLSRDFLQLQLDEAVGLYSDFTQQSSDETTKLQALLKETEESKLAVDKELHQCRHELSKVNTEKGQLELTMASLKKEISTSNARCTYLESELHSSKESTEQIHSELANSRLLLEALQKENLELIASLAFEKEAKKEVEEHWDHLSSDNRKLLSELSGLELSLASVKEEMDASSSRCKVLECELRSSNENLNHTLTELANCQALLETLQKDNLELSANFASEREAKIKLQEDNLYLCNEKGRLSSDLSELNDKLELSYAKHKQLESHVKYTETYFGQLTEQLIEENLYISSSIDIYQSTIKDLDTKYNVVLGFQNVMHQQLHLDSSEVTTENAERAITSPNNQCSLNLADANDSCNSIALQSLKGHLEVAKGDLHALEKLLDRISSRSDGRVLVSKLIKSFESKGSDDDTGPSEGEHDNLQKSSREMLWRLGEKFMVMGSDITKAEEYVAELCNRIELYVKSTVQHDIDRQQTVVLEAKMDELAGKLSNYKDAIDNLHNQVATVQQDANSNAEKLIDQAELLQKDAAERISILEKERMSLSDLLSEVTNKLTSLGGAVFPNDSSESEGLNFRTLSCVDLVARSFQSLQEKLEAAQIDNAQLNTSLVELRKANSVAQERSEQADGIVKKLYDSLQELLCDSLRSTDEFGAGYSVDEPIESQYERLIEHLKNLLHDHQSVLSTNAGLESRLLSKCEEVEELNMRCSSLTKNLNEVCILNEELKSASSSKNATQDELHSRCLAVAEKLASRSANHSSAVQLIYDIGEGSSKEDHILTTLLPCIEDGVASCIEKFENAAEEIRLSKICLQEISMFDQISSEKWSYPLPTLIKEEILPKLCDLQDRFDQLNALNIQLETEVPVLKDGMKKLDEALGASRTGLQKKVSEVEQLDQKHSSVKEKLSIAVAKGKGLIVQRDSLKQSLLEKSGEINKLTQELQLKETLLKELEAKLKSYTEADRIEALESELSYIRNSATALRDSFLLKDSVLQRIEEVLEDLDLPEQFHSRDIVEKIELLSKMAIGTSFTLPDSDKRSSVDGHSESGVAMDVINDEQNSNSNTVSDEVKSKYEELNRRFYELAEHNNMLEQSLVERNSLIQKWEEVLGQINMPPQFRMLEAEDKLAWLGNRLLEVEQERDSLQLKIEHLEDSSEMLIADLEESHKRISELSAEVVAIKAEKDFFSQSLEKLRFEFLGLSEKAVQDEFVRDKLRKDLSELRDKLAEKTEESRHYHEMDTEIQKLLNLVQNTLQDGSNSEISSGGVSAVLCLGKMLRKLLDDYGTLLSKSTEGNSAEREIQLEDIKPYNDASKSDTSAYEKEMELNSLNNELDHVRKNLALVEQERGEAVEKAQSLMLEIETLHAQISKLQESDAEQMQKYQSLVLELECVGKQRDNLKEQLNQEEQKCASLREKLNVAVRKGKGLVQHRDSLKQTMEEMNAVIEKLKSERKQHIESLETEKSSLMDRLAENEKSLHETNQYLSGLLNALNKVDVAREFDMDPITKVEKMAKFCLDLQSTVVSSQNEVKKSKRATELLLAELNEAHERADNLQEELVKAEAAFAESSKQYSVTEFARADAVRQLEHIMHAQSQTRRRQADHLLELNSTSSQLREVCFELSHRLVNTFSKDVDLICYMENFMRSSGKWMDGTNMMDVPIASKHVLSNRINNKKAHIPNAPLEIKMDNTDESQFLHHLAIACHALSDCVKDCNDLKRNIDEHGFSVEQKATELFDVMSTLQNRFTSQHNELESLRAKFVELQSEMKERAEEIVSARRNMSLLYEACTSSVAEIEGMSDIYPSNLSYAVEQSADERIKSIVEQLVMAVKTSRNSNECSTKELKATVLELQQELQAKDIQISTISSELSYQLRAAESSAKQLSVDLEDARMELQNLEKEVDVLHNQKKDLETQLNELKNMESVASEQHGRIEKLTDELSRKDQEIEGLVQALDEEEKELEILENKSLQLEQMLQEKEFALKTSEVSRTKALAKLATTVDKFDELHSLSENLLAEVENLQSQLQERDSEISFLRQEVTRSTNELLTTEESNKKYSSQINDFMKWLERALLQFGMHSENANDYDCTQVPVYMDMLNRKIGSLIAESDDLRVTVQSKDSLLQVERTKMEELMHKSGALEASLSQKDSQIGLLRRDRVSNQQSRSINLPGTSEIEQMNEKVSPAAVVTQIRGARKVNNDQVAIDVEMEKDKPFDDEDDDKAHGFKSLTMSRFVPKFTRPVSDRIDGMWVSGDRLLMRQPTLRLGVLIYWIALHALLASFI, encoded by the exons ATGGATcacaggggcggcggcggcggtggcaacaCAAATCGCACCGATCTCCTCGCTGCCGGGCGGAAGAAG CTGCAGCAGTTccggaagaagaaggagaagcggGGTCCCGGCAAGAAgggcgacgccgacgccgacgcggaGGCCGAGGAAGGGGCGCCCAAGGCGGTGGAGTCTGTGCCCGAGCCCAAATCGCCTGTTGGGTTGAAGCTCCTCGCCGgggagggcagcggcggcgggagcACTCCATCTGAG GAAGTGGAGAGGTTCCAGGCAGAGCAGTGCAATGGCGAGGGGCCTGGGACCGTGGAGTCCAGCTCTGCGGAGAGTGCCGATGCTGTGCAAGAAAAGGAGACAGTGCAAGAGCAGGAGACGGGTGATGGCTCTGATGCGCATGATGTCGGTACTAGTGAGCAGGGGATTTCGGAGCAGCGTGAAAGCCGGACAGCTGATGGTGAGGATACAGCTGATGGCGAGGACCTACCAGTTCAGGCCACCGGTGGAGACGGCATTGGTGATGATCTTGTAGGAGGAGCTCAGCTGGGTGATGTGGATAACATCGAGCTGAATGCTTCTTCTCAAGGTAATGGAGCAGACGGTGATTGCAATCAACTTGAGGAACACCAGCAGGTGGAAATGGATGCTGTTGACAGGACAACAAGCTCCAATTTCGAAGAAGTTGCCAAGGCGCCAATTCATTCTCAAGACATTGGAGCTGATAATATCCACGATGAAGGGGCTCAGGAGATGGTGATGGATGTTCCCGGGAGGCCATTGGATGGAGACGTTGAGCCCACAGCTTCTGCTGAACTAGATGCCGAGACTGCACTTGAAGAACAGTCGACTGTTGCAGCTTCGAATGAGATTCCTGAGAGTACTGCGAGTAGAGGCACTGAGGACGAAACTGATGGAGTAGCCAATGAGGCTGTCCTAGAAGATCCAAGCACGACACATGTAAGTGATGAAGCTGTCACTACAGATGATTTGAGTGTACAGGCCAAGCCAACAGCAGCAGTGGATATGCCACTTTGTGAGCAGAAGGGGGATCCAGCTTTATCTAGAAGTGTGGTATTGCAAGGCATCATGCCAGTTCATTTTGAGGATATACAAAGGCATCTGTTCTCTGCAACTCTATCGAGAGATTTTCTCCAGTTGCAGCTAGATGAAGCTGTTGGCCTTTATTCAGATTTTACACAACAGTCTTCTGATGAGACAACCAAGCTCCAGGCACTACTAAAAGAAACTGAAGAAAGCAAGCTAGCAGTTGACAAAGAGCTTCATCAATGTAGACATGAGCTCTCCAAGGTGAACACAGAAAAGGGACAACTTGAACTGACCATGGCTTCCTTGAAAAAAGAAATCAGCACTAGCAATGCAAGGTGCACATATTTGGAGAGTGAGCTACATTCCTCCAAGGAGAGCACAGAACAAATCCACAGTGAATTAGCTAACAGCAGATTGTTACTGGAAGCTCTGCAAAAGGAGAACCTGGAGCTTATTGCAAGCCTTGCTTTTGAGAAAGAAGCCAAAAAAGAAGTTGAAGAGCACTGGGACCATCTATCTTCTGATAACAGGAAGCTTTTATCGGAGTTGTCAGGTCTTGAGCTTAGCTTAGCTTCTGTGAAAGAGGAAATGGATGCTAGCAGTAGCAGATGTAAAGTTTTGGAGTGTGAGCTGCGTTCCTCCAATGAGAATTTGAATCATACTTTGACAGAGTTGGCAAATTGCCAGGCTTTATTGGAAACATTACAGAAAGATAATTTGGAACTATCAGCGAATTTTGCCTCCGAAAGAGAAGCAAAAATTAAACTCCAAGAAGACAATTTGTATCTATGTAATGAAAAGGGCAGGCTTTCTTCAGATTTATCTGAACTAAATGACAAGTTGGAACTTTCGTATGCCAAACATAAGCAGCTTGAGTCACATGTCAAATATACGGAAACATACTTCGGACAACTCACTGAGCAGCTAATTGAGGAAAATCTGTACATAAGTAGCAGCATCGATATTTACCAATCTACAATCAAAGACTTAGACACTAAGTACAATGTGGTGCTGGGATTCCAGAATGTTATGCATCAACAACTTCATTTGGACTCGTCTGAAGTCACTACTGAGAATGCTGAAAGAGCCATTACGAGCCCTAATAATCAGTGTTCGCTTAATCTGGCCGATGCGAATGACTCATGTAACTCAATTGCTTTGCAGTCGCTGAAGGGCCATCTAGAGGTGGCAAAAGGTGATTTGCATGCCCTTGAAAAGTTGCTAGATAGAATCTCCTCTAGGTCTGATGGACGGGTTCTGGTATCAAAACTCATTAAATCCTTTGAGTCAAAAGGAAGTGACGATGATACTGGACCGTCTGAGGGGGAGCATGATAATTTACAAAAGTCATCTCGGGAGATGCTATGGCGCCTAGGGGAAAAATTTATGGTGATGGGCTCAGATATTACGAAAGCTGAAGAATATGTGGCTGAACTGTGCAACAGAATTGAACTTTACGTCAAGTCTACTGTGCAACATGATATAGATAGACAACAGACTGTTGTTCTTGAGGCCAAAATGGATGAACTTGCTGGCAAGCTGAGCAACTACAAGGATGCAATTGATAATCTGCACAATCAGGTCGCTACTGTGCAGCAGGATGCAAACAGTAATGCTGAAAAGCTCATTGATCAAGCAGAACTGTTGCAGAAGGATGCGGCAGAAAGGATTTCCATTCTTGAGAAGGAGAGAATGTCTTTATCTGATTTACTCAGTGAAGTAACAAATAAGCTCACCTCTTTGGGAGGTGCTGTATTTCCTAATGATTCCAGTGAAAGTGAAGGTCTCAACTTCCGCACTTTGAGCTGTGTGGACCTTGTTGCTAGATCATTCCAAAGTCTTCAGGAGAAATTAGAGGCTGCTCAAATTGATAATGCTCAGCTCAATACTTCTCTGGTGGAGCTCAGGAAAGCAAACAGTGTTGCACAAGAGAGGAGTGAACAAGCAGATGGAATTGTCAAGAAACTGTATGATTCCCTGCAGGAACTTCTATGTGATTCACTTAGAAGTACAGATGAATTTGGGGCAGGATATAGTGTTGATGAACCAATTGAAAGTCAATATGAAAGACTCATCGAGCATTTAAAGAATTTGTTGCATGACCACCAATCTGTGCTGTCAACTAATGCTGGCCTTGAGTCGAGGCTGTTGAGTAAATGTGAAGAAGTCGAGGAGCTCAACATGAGATGCAGTTCTCTAACGAAAAATTTGAATGAAGTTTGCATTCTGAATGAGGAGCTCAAGTCAGCTTCTTCAAGTAAAAATGCCACACAAGATGAACTCCACAGTAGATGCCTTGCTGTAGCAGAGAAGTTGGCTTCACGCTCAGCAAATCATTCCTCAGCAGTTCAATTGATATATGATATTGGTGAAGGGTCTAGCAAGGAAGATCATATTCTTACCACCCTTCTCCCATGCATTGAGGACGGTGTGGCTTCATGCATCGAGAAATTTGAAAATGCAGCTGAAGAAATTCGTTTATCAAAGATATGCTTGCAAGAGATCAGCATGTTTGACCAGATTTCATCTGAAAAGTGGTCTTACCCCTTGCCCACATTGATTAAAGAGGAAATTTTACCAAAGTTGTGTGATTTGCAAGACAGATTCGATCAGCTCAATGCACTAAACATTCAGCTGGAAACTGAAGTTCCAGTCTTGAAGGATGGCATGAAAAAGCTGGATGAAGCTCTTGGAGCTTCGCGTACTGGGCTTCAGAAAAAGGTTTCTGAAGTTGAACAGTTAGATCAGAAACATTCATCTGTCAAGGAAAAACTTAGTATTGCTGTTGCAAAAGGTAAAGGTTTGATAGTGCAGCGTGACAGCCTTAAGCAGTCTCTGCTGGAGAAGTCTGGTGAGATCAATAAACTCACACAAGAACTGCAGTTAAAGGAAACATTGCTGAAAGAGTTGGAAGCCAAGCTCAAATCCTATACAGAAGCAGATCGAATTGAAGCCTTGGAATCGGAGCTCTCATACATAAGGAATTCAGCTACAGCTCTAAGGGATTCATTTCTTCTAAAAGACTCTGTTCTTCAGAGAATTGAAGAAGTCTTAGAAGACCTAGACTTGCCAGAGCAATTTCATTCTCGAGATATAGTTGAAAAAATAGAACTGCTGTCAAAGATGGCCATTGGCACTTCTTTTACTCTACCTGATAGCGACAAGAGATCCTCTGTTGATGGGCATTCTGAGTCTGGTGTGGCTATGGATGTCATAAATGATGAGCAGAACTCAAATTCAAATACAGTATCTGATGAAGTAAAGAGCAAATATGAGGAACTGAATAGGAGATTCTATGAGCTGGCTGAACACAACAATATGCTGGAACAATCTCTAGTGGAGAGGAACAGTCTTATACAGAAATGGGAAGAAGTCCTTGGCCAAATTAACATGCCCCCACAGTTCAGGATGTTGGAAGCAGAAGATAAGTTAGCATGGTTAGGAAACAGACTCTTGGAGGTGGAACAGGAGAGGGATTCATTACAGTTGAAGATTGAGCATCTTGAGGATTCCTCAGAAATGCTTATTGCTGATCTAGAAGAGTCACATAAAAGGATATCTGAACTCAGTGCAGAGGTTGTTGCTATAAAGGCCGAGAAGGATTTCTTTTCACAAAGCCTAGAGAAACTGAGATTTGAGTTCCTTGGGCTCTCTGAGAAAGCTGTTCAAGATGAGTTTGTTAGAGATAAATTGCGAAAGGATCTATCTGAACTGCGGGATAAGTTAGCTGAAAAAACCGAGGAGAGCAGGCACTATCATGAAATGGACACCGAGATCCAGAAACTGCTGAATTTGGTGCAAAACACATTGCAGGATGGCAGTAACTCTGAAATTTCATCGGGAGGCGTTTCTGCTGTGTTGTGCTTGGGCAAAATGCTGAGGAAACTCTTAGATGACTATGGTACTCTTTTGTCCAAGTCCACTGAAGGCAATTCTGCTGAGAGAGAGATTCAGTTGGAGGATATCAAGCCATATAACGATGCCTCTAAATCGGACACTAGTGCATACGAGAAAGAGATGGAACTAAATTCTTTAAATAACGAGTTAGACCATGTTCGCAAGAATCTGGCCTTAGTGGAGCAGGAGCGTGGTGAAGCTGTGGAGAAGGCACAATCACTAATGCTGGAAATTGAGACCTTACATGCTCAAATAAGTAAATTGCAGGAAAGTGATGCTGAGCAGATGCAAAAGTATCAGTCACTTGTTCTTGAACTAGAATGCGTGGGTAAGCAACGGGACAATCTGAAGGAGCAGTTAAATCAGGAGGAGCAAAAGTGTGCCTCATTGAGGGAGAAACTAAATGTTGCTGTCAGAAAAGGGAAGGGCTTAGTGCAACACAGAGACAGCCTGAAGCAAACAATGGAAGAGATGAATGCCGTGATAGAGAAACTTAAAAGTGAAAGAAAACAGCACATAGAATCACTTGAGACCGAGAAATCATCTTTAATGGATCGATTGGCTGAGAATGAGAAGAGCTTGCATGAAACAAACCAGTACTTGAGTGGACTATTAAATGCTTTAAATAAAGTGGATGTTGCTCGGGAATTTGATATGGATCCAATCACCAAGGTTGAAAAGATGGCAAAATTTTGCCTCGACCTACAGTCAACAGTGGTTTCATcacaaaatgaagtgaagaaatcgAAACGAGCAACAGAGCTGCTTCTTGCTGAGTTAAATGAAGCTCATGAAAGGGCTGACAACCTGCAGGAGGAATTGGTCAAGGCAGAAGCTGCATTTGCTGAATCTTCTAAACAATACAGTGTTACAGAATTTGCAAGAGCTGATGCTGTTCGTCAGCTTGAGCATATTATGCATGCACAGTCACAAACCCGgaggaggcaagcagatcatttGCTGGAGTTGAACTCCACCAGCAGTCAACTAAGAGAAGTCTGCTTTGAACTTTCACACCGTCTTGTTAATACATTCAGTAAGGATGTGGACCTTATCTGCTATATGGAGAACTTCATGAGGTCTTCTGGTAAATGGATGGATGGCACAAATATGATGGACGTACCGATTGCCTCTAAACATGTTTTGTCCAACCGCATAAACAACAAG AAGGCTCACATTCCAAATGCTCCTTTGGAAATTAAGATGGACAATACGGATGAAAGTCAGTTTTTGCATCATCTTGCTATTGCATGTCATGCTTTATCAGATTGTGTAAAGGACTGTAATGATCTCAAAAGAAACATTGATGAGCATGGCTTTTCAGTTGAACAGAAAGCAACCGAGCTATTTGATGTTATGTCCACCTTGCAGAACAGGTTCACTTCTCAGCATAATGAGTTGGAATCTTTGAGAGCAAAATTTGTTGAACTACAGTCAGAGATGAAAGAAAGAGCTGAGGAGATTGTATCTGCACGCAGGAATATGAGCTTGCTATATGAAGCATGCACTAGTTCAGTTGCGGAGATTGAAGGAATGAGTGATATATACCCTAGTAACCTCAGCTATGCTGTTGAGCAGTCTGCAGATGAACGCATAAAATCAATAGTTGAACAGTTAGTTATGGCTGTAAAAACTTCTCGGAACAGTAATGAATGCAGCACAAAGGAACTGAAGGCTACTGTTCTTGAGTTGCAGCAGGAGCTTCAAGCTAAAGATATCCAAATTAGTACAATCAGTTCTGAGCTATCATATCAGTTAAGGGCGGCTGAATCTTCTGCAAAACAGCTCTCAGTTGATCTTGAAGATGCAAGAATGGAGCTCCAAAATTTGGAGAAAGAAGTTGATGTGTTGCATAATCAAAAGAAGGATTTAGAAACTCAATTAAATGAACTTAAAAATATGGAATCAGTGGCAAGTGAGCAGCATGGAAGAATTGAGAAATTGACTGATGAACTAAGCAGAAAAGACCAAG AAATTGAAGGTTTGGTGCAAGCACtcgatgaagaagaaaaagagcTTGAAATCTTGGAGAATAAAAGCCTTCAGTTGGAGCAAATGCTGCAGGAGAAAGAATTTGCCTTGAAGACCTCAGAAGTTTCTAGGACCAAAGCTCTGGCAAAACTTGCAACGACTGTTGACAAATTTGATGAGTTGCATAGCTTGTCTGAGAATCTTCTTGCAGAAGTGGAAAACCTTCAGTCACAATTGCAAGAAAGAGATTCTGAGATCTCTTTTCTGCGACAAGAAGTTACAAGAAGCACTAATGAACTGCTAACCACAGAAGAGAGTAACAAAAAGTACTCATCTCAGATAAACGATTTCATGAAATGGTTAGAAAGAGCACTGTTGCAGTTCGGGATGCACTCTGAGAACGCTAATGATTATGATTGCACTCAAGTTCCTGTCTATATGGATATGTTGAACAGAAAAATAGGATCTCTGATAGCTGAATCAGATGATTTAAGGGTTACAGTCCAAAGCAAAGATTCATTACTACAGGTTGAGAGGACCAAAATGGAGGAGTTGATGCATAAATCAGGTGCTCTAGAAGCCTCATTGAGCCAAAAGGATTCCCAGATAGGGTTACTTCGCCGGGACAGGGTATCCAATCAGCAGAGCAGATCTATAAACTTGCCTGGCACTTCAGAGATTGAGCAAATG AATGAAAAAGTAAGCCCAGCTGCAGTTGTCACTCAGATTCGAGGTGCGCGAAAAGTCAACAATGACCAAGTTGCTATTGATGTAGAGATGGAGAAGGACAAGCcttttgatgatgaagatgatgacaaag CCCATGGTTTCAAGTCATTGACTATGTCACGCTTTGTTCCTAAATTCACTCGACCGGTATCAGACAGAATTGATGGGATGTG GGTCTCAGGTGATAGATTGCTCATGAGGCAACCAACCTTAAGACTTGGCGTCTTGATATATTGGATTGCACTGCATGCGTTGCTTGCTAGTTTTATTTGA